The Ruminococcaceae bacterium R-25 DNA segment ATTCATAAGAGGTATTACTATGATTTCCAAGAAAATGGCTGAAGCTCTTAAGGGCGGTTCCGAGATCCGCAAGATGTTTGAGGAAGGCGGAAGACTTAAGGCTATTTATGGTGCTGACAATGTTTATGATTTCTCGATCGGAAACCCCGACCTGGAGCCTCCGAAGGAAGTCTTCGATGCTTTAAAGGACCTTGCAAATAATCCTACACCCGGTATGCACGGATATATGCCCAACGCAGGTTATCCGTCCACACGCCAGATCGTAGCTGAAAAGCGCGGCAAGGAAGCCGGAATGGAGATCGGACCTGATGCAGTATGCATGACCGTTGGTGCGGCTTCTGCCATGAATGACGTTCTTCACTCGATCCTTGATGCAGATGACGAAGTAATCCTTCTTGCTCCCTACTTCATGGAATATAACGGCTATGTCGCTAACCACAATGGTAAGGTAGTTATCGTTCAGACTGACGATAAGTTCATGCCCGTCATCGCCGATATCGAAAAGGCTATCACTTCCAAGACAAAGGCCATTATCGTTAACTCACCTAACAACCCGTCCGGTGTTGTTTATCCGGCTGAGCTCCTTACCCAGCTTAACGACATGCTCAAAAAGCAGGATCACACGATCTACGTAATCTCCGATGAGCCTTATATCGACTTAGCTTACGATGGAGCTGAGGTTCCCTGCGCTCTCAAGTACATCGATAATCTCATCATCTGCTTCTCATGGAGCAAGTCACTGTCACTCCCCGGTGAGAGAATCGGTTATACTCTCGTTTCACCTAAGTGCGCTGATTTTGCCGAACTCACAGGTGCGATCGTTCTTTCTAACAGAACACTCGGAAGCGTT contains these protein-coding regions:
- a CDS encoding aspartate/methionine/tyrosine aminotransferase — encoded protein: MISKKMAEALKGGSEIRKMFEEGGRLKAIYGADNVYDFSIGNPDLEPPKEVFDALKDLANNPTPGMHGYMPNAGYPSTRQIVAEKRGKEAGMEIGPDAVCMTVGAASAMNDVLHSILDADDEVILLAPYFMEYNGYVANHNGKVVIVQTDDKFMPVIADIEKAITSKTKAIIVNSPNNPSGVVYPAELLTQLNDMLKKQDHTIYVISDEPYIDLAYDGAEVPCALKYIDNLIICFSWSKSLSLPGERIGYTLVSPKCADFAELTGAIVLSNRTLGSVNAPAIWQKVIEKAIYAKVDVANYENRRNLLYSNIVDAGFDAVKPNGALYIFMNTPEGLTDEEFAKICAKQNLLLVKGSSFARPGYCRLAFCVSEASIRNSRKAFFAVAEELGLSHRTEL